The nucleotide window CGCCTCCACTGCCTGAGCTTAAGAACCCCATAATTAAGGCTCGAGTGTTTACCCACAGGTCGATTATCAATGATAAACTATACTTGACCGAAGCTGAAATGATAAAAGCACATAATGAACGTTTGGAATTCCTCGGTGATTCGATACTGAATACTACTATGACTATGATTGTATACAATAAATTTCCTAACTTCAACGAAGGTCGTCTTTCGCAGCTGCGGATGAAACTTATTAATAATGAGAGATTAAAAGAGTGGTCGTTTCTATATGGCCTACCTAATATGTTAAAGACAAATGTCGAAGCCTTCAACCAACCGTCTGATAATACAACTTGCAAACTAAAGTTGTGTGCTGATGTCTTTGAAGCATATATTGGAGGTTTGATTGAGGAGGACGCTAAGAAAAACTTACCAACTGTCAGGAAGTGGTTGGAGAAGTTGGCTGAACCCGTCATTAAAGAAGAGATGGAAACTGACGTATTTTTAGAAAATACAGAAGAGGTTGATATAAACGCAAAGAAGACTCTATATTCCCTAATAGGATATGCTGCATTAAAACTGCATTATCACCCTGTACATCGGCCAACTTTGAATGATCCTTACGCGATAGTCGAATGCAGAGTTAAAAATGATGTAGTGCTTGGGTCCGGGAAAGGTAAGAACGTTAAGATTGCTGGGATGAGAGCGGCACAAGAGGTGTTGGCAAACAAAGAACTAGTCGATAGGTATGCTGCAGAGCGCGCAGCTATTCCACGAGGG belongs to Eremothecium sinecaudum strain ATCC 58844 chromosome IV, complete sequence and includes:
- the RNT1 gene encoding ribonuclease III (Syntenic homolog of Ashbya gossypii AFR538C; Syntenic homolog of Saccharomyces cerevisiae YMR239C (RNT1)) codes for the protein MGMRSISPGASVSKPPRNRMQRKVNTLSLTNSPVEASITKSIIAEKDGAYSKEGYLSLSSESGGSSMGSGYQYSQILQLEHAVSTLNDSLDRILKLSPHLKTYLSYFNNEKTPTEFLPSFSRYQLKCAAELKTLYLLGKLPIIDELKEYESKFSASDPTPVFSILEAEDVDRLSGEDREDDYVPSEVGTNSSNILSLSTNKNWPPPLPELKNPIIKARVFTHRSIINDKLYLTEAEMIKAHNERLEFLGDSILNTTMTMIVYNKFPNFNEGRLSQLRMKLINNERLKEWSFLYGLPNMLKTNVEAFNQPSDNTTCKLKLCADVFEAYIGGLIEEDAKKNLPTVRKWLEKLAEPVIKEEMETDVFLENTEEVDINAKKTLYSLIGYAALKLHYHPVHRPTLNDPYAIVECRVKNDVVLGSGKGKNVKIAGMRAAQEVLANKELVDRYAAERAAIPRGESVIKECVDHSDSKH